The segment taaaaaaacccaagcagtCACATCCTGTAGAGCAAGAGCTCCAGACAAAGTAATCCCCGCTGAGACACCGGCTTTGGGCTTTCCTCCTCTCCCAGCCTAGGTAAGAAGCAGGCCTGGCACAGAATGTGAACAGCTCCTGCATCCTGCACCCGGCACAGATGCTTCACTAAGAGCAATTACGCAAATAAATAAAGCGCAGTCAGTATCTTACAGAGCAGGAGCAGATGGCAACCACAGATCATCTAGAAATTAAGTTACTGCTATGTTTTTACTTACTGGACACTGCAGGTAACTCACTTGGTAACCGCCAAGAGAGGCGACAATCTCAGATTGCCCTTGTGTTATCAGCTCATTGGACAGAAAGGTGTGGGAGGACAAGGCAGATCTTGTTTAATCTGCTCCCTGCCTTAGGGGCAAGAGTTTTCTCAGTGCAAGTGAATCTTTATCATTTTGATGGAAATAGACAGGGGCAGGGGATATCAACAGCAGACTCCCAAAACATTTGGAATTTCATCATGCCTACCAGACCAAGGAGTTCATGTAGGCTGCTATGAGTACATACTGCTAGGTGTACTCACTGCTCCTGACTTGCAACAGGAGCTGCTGAGCCACCTTCACCTGGTAAGGAACTGCAGGTTCAAATTTCAAAGAGAGCAGGAGCCCAGTGTCACCCTGAGAGCTGAGCCACAGCTGCTGATCAATCAAGACAAATTAGAGTTGCACAACCTGGGCGTGGAGAAGTACCTGTCCCTGCCACATGGAAGAGATCAATCTGACACTTGATTCCACTTCCCTCTGCTGGTGGGACACGCTGTGACAGCCAGTGCCCCAGTATCAAGTCAAGCCACCTAAAACAAGGCATAACATGGAGTCTAATACATATAAGATCATTTGTCACCCAAGATGATCAGGCAGGTTGCAAGTGATGAGCTCACAGCAGTGTCAGTGCCCACCATGTCCCTCTCCACAAGGAGTATTGGCCAGAGAACATGAGTTTGAGAGGATGAGGAGGCTTACAGGAAGAACCTCAGGCTGATGGAAAACCAGAGGAGTCCTTTGCAGGACATCCAGAGACATCTTTGTTATGCATCATGCAGCTGGTTCTCTTTCAGGAGAATCTTCTCCCCAGGCTTGAAGGCAGGCATCCCCAGGTACGGGCAGCTGGCACAGCGGAATGCATCCCCCAGGTAGCACtggcaagagaaagaaaagcacctTCTGTAATGATGGGCAAATTTCAGTTCTCTCCTCCTGTGATACGTTTTTTCCAGGTCAAGAAATGGCATGTTCCACAGCATCTATCAGCACAGAAACCACTTCCCTTCTGCCTCCTCTCAACACATGCCTGGTTAGCGCGattagcagagctgtgcagggcactgtgctcATGTGGAAGAGATTAATTTCCACCCCACCCAGTGCACAGGGGCATGGCTGCAAGCTGGGCTTGAGCAGCCCCGTAACTGCCACCAGCTCCCCTGGGGCTCCCACAGGGTGATCCTGTCTGAGCAGATCACTGGTTAGGTATGAGCAGGGAGGCAAAGTTTTGCTCTTCCCTCTTGACTCCTACAAGGGCGGCACTGGTGCTGGGGCAGAGAGCATGCACTGGTACAGAGCACATGGGCACAAAGCAGCAGGCTGAGGCTCTGCAGAAGCTGCACAAGCAGTGTTTGGAAGCAGTAAACCAGCTCAGGGAGCAATCACTAGAGAACACAGTTCTTAGATATAAATCATATCCTGCAAACCACGGTACAGAATCAAAAATGACTATTTACATTTCCACAGGCAGATTTGGGCTGTGAGCTCTTCTTCTCTTGTTCCAGCTCTTCAGCCAGGCCACACGTGCTGCAGAAAAATAGAGAAGTCACCTGCATCTTTCTGCTTAAAGGTCATGAGTCACTAACACTTGTGCGAGCCCTACTCACACCCAACTGCCCTCACTGTATCACACAACCCAGCTGTCTCTGGGATTCTCATGCTCTTCACTTTGCCCTTCAACACCATGGTTTGTTTAACAAGTGCAGAAACACACTCCTGAGACGTGGGAAATGACTCTACAGCACTTGCTCTGTGTGCTATTTGTCCTTGAAATCTGAAAAAACAGGGTTTTAGTCAAGGCTGCACAAACTGTGCAGTTGATCATAACAGTGTGGTACATTGTAGCAGTTTTGGTGTGGCTAGCCAATTCTCATTGTATTTGGATATACATTCAAATAGTTAAGATAGCAAAGGACATGACCCAAGACAATTATGCTCTGAACAACAGCAAAGTGTCTACAATCTTTTTAAAATCCACCCTACTCTAAGGGTTTAATGTTACAGTTGAAAGGTTCACCAAGACACTAATCCCAGCACTGACCAGTTCTTGCAGGCTTTCTTTTTGCCCATTTCTTTGCAGGATGGAGCTCTGAGGGACAATGGATCTGGCTTTTTCAAATCCTCTGAATCCAGCAGCTCATCAGAGTCCAGAAGATCCTGAAAACATACCACGGAAGATAACATGCAGGAAACTGATTTGGCAGTAGGGAATGACACTGTGGTGTTATGTTCAACAAAATGGTGCTATCAGTACCACTAGCATTTGAGTGCTGCAGCTGTGTCCTCTTATCCCTGTCTCCTCTCCACCCTCACCACACCCCTGGCTCTCAAGACATTACATAGTAGATGAGATTATtttgccctggggatggtttctacCTCTGGAGTTGTAAAGCTTCCCAAGAGGCATGACTGAAACTACTTAGagtaggaaaggagaggagagagaagaacaACAGCAAAGCCTCACAAATAAAACCAGATACCGTCTCTTCATCGTTCATATCATTGGCAGACAGCGTCCACATCTTGGCAGTGGCTGGGTCCACTGGGGGTTTTCCTGGAgccaaaacaaaggaagaaatagTAGTTATTCCAGTCTTTGCCCCATCTACTCCCAGCAAACAGGTTTCAAACAACTTTGGAAAGTCAGACTTCACAGGCCACTGTAGCACTCCCTACCCCGGAGCTGCCTCTCTATTTCAAGGGACACTTGCCACTCAAGAGGCAGGGAATCCAGATGTTTAGCACGCACCACTCCTTACCTGAAGGACCAGGTTTCTTGGCAAAGGAAAGTTTGAGCTGACTTGAGGATCCCACTTCAAAATTTGGCTTCCTGCCTTCTATCTGAACAATGACAAGGTCATTGCCTTGGTAGCCAAAATGCTCT is part of the Patagioenas fasciata isolate bPatFas1 chromosome 13, bPatFas1.hap1, whole genome shotgun sequence genome and harbors:
- the CIAPIN1 gene encoding anamorsin, with product MGEFGITPGQRVAVIWDSSSPVEALKDLVDKIQTLVGADNRVAVENINQLFQSAHRESSFDVILSGVVPGSTAQHSAEVLAEIARILKPGGRILLKELVITKSENNSRIKTAAKLPTALTLSGLVEVKELQKEELTPEEAQSVQEHFGYQGNDLVIVQIEGRKPNFEVGSSSQLKLSFAKKPGPSGKPPVDPATAKMWTLSANDMNDEETDLLDSDELLDSEDLKKPDPLSLRAPSCKEMGKKKACKNCTCGLAEELEQEKKSSQPKSACGNCYLGDAFRCASCPYLGMPAFKPGEKILLKENQLHDA